In Kangiella profundi, one DNA window encodes the following:
- a CDS encoding PilN domain-containing protein: protein MARINLLDWREELRQERQKEFFITLFLMAILAGLIWFLVHSVMASRIESQEARNQFLETELRQLDRQIAEINKLEKQREELIKRMDLIQGLQQSRPEVVRMFDELVNVVPEGINLTSWERKGTNLTFTGQAETNPRISEFMRKMDAAERLNTKALRDVNKDSKGMPAQNFVLDAEQITPGLENNGQQEGGQ from the coding sequence ATGGCACGCATTAACTTACTCGACTGGCGTGAGGAACTGCGCCAGGAGCGACAAAAAGAATTCTTTATTACTTTATTCTTAATGGCAATTCTTGCTGGTTTGATTTGGTTCCTGGTACATAGTGTTATGGCCTCAAGAATCGAAAGCCAAGAAGCTCGTAATCAGTTTTTAGAAACTGAGCTGAGACAGCTTGATCGCCAGATTGCAGAAATTAATAAACTGGAAAAGCAACGAGAAGAATTAATCAAGCGCATGGACCTAATTCAAGGGTTGCAACAAAGCCGCCCTGAAGTCGTACGTATGTTTGATGAGTTAGTGAACGTTGTACCAGAAGGCATTAATTTAACGTCATGGGAACGTAAAGGTACTAACCTCACTTTTACCGGCCAAGCTGAAACCAACCCTCGTATTTCAGAGTTTATGCGTAAAATGGATGCAGCTGAGCGCTTGAACACAAAAGCTTTGAGAGACGTTAATAAAGATAGTAAAGGCATGCCGGCTCAAAACTTTGTGCTGGATGCTGAGCAAATAACACCTGGCCTTGAAAATAATGGTCAGCAGGAAGGAGGTCAATAA
- a CDS encoding hydrolase encodes MRKESDFNPPWWLSNRHLQTFWAPLSPKIPLPNLERQRVELDDGDFIDIDWLNPNRHAPTVVLLHGLEGGIDSPYLRRMLFKIHQRRWRGVLVYWRGCSGEMNRLDKTYHSGRSEDLHQVMQHIQSEKNPEKLFVAGYSLGANILLKWLGEQGDRANITAGCAVSTPFNLSVCADSIDQGFSKIYKHYLLTALKRKIASKFTAEELLKKLNLTLKDLMLIGSFREFDNRVTSRLNEFDDAEDYYRTASSIYYLKTITKPALVLHAEDDPFMSPAIIPKDKQMSESLELRVSAHGGHVGFVNEASISNASFFLEKTILDYFDRFL; translated from the coding sequence ATGCGCAAGGAAAGTGACTTTAATCCGCCATGGTGGCTCAGTAATCGTCACCTGCAAACATTCTGGGCTCCTTTGAGCCCCAAAATTCCTCTACCTAATTTAGAGCGGCAAAGAGTTGAACTAGACGATGGTGATTTTATCGATATCGACTGGCTCAATCCAAACCGCCATGCACCAACTGTAGTATTGTTGCATGGCTTGGAAGGTGGAATTGACTCACCCTATTTGCGCCGTATGCTGTTTAAAATTCACCAAAGACGCTGGCGAGGGGTTTTGGTTTATTGGCGCGGCTGTAGTGGTGAAATGAATCGACTGGATAAAACCTATCATTCTGGTCGAAGTGAAGATTTGCACCAGGTTATGCAGCATATTCAAAGTGAAAAAAATCCCGAAAAGTTATTTGTAGCAGGCTACTCGTTAGGGGCAAACATTCTTTTGAAATGGCTTGGTGAGCAGGGGGATAGAGCCAATATCACTGCCGGTTGTGCAGTATCTACTCCGTTCAATTTGTCCGTTTGCGCTGACTCCATTGATCAGGGATTTTCAAAAATTTATAAGCATTACCTGTTGACCGCACTTAAGCGTAAGATTGCCAGCAAGTTCACTGCTGAAGAGTTGCTGAAGAAACTTAATCTGACCCTGAAAGATTTGATGTTAATCGGTTCGTTCAGAGAGTTCGACAATCGAGTAACTTCAAGATTAAACGAGTTCGACGATGCTGAGGATTATTACCGCACAGCATCCAGTATCTATTATTTGAAAACCATTACGAAACCAGCTTTGGTGCTGCATGCTGAAGACGATCCTTTCATGTCTCCAGCAATTATTCCCAAAGATAAGCAGATGTCTGAAAGCCTTGAGTTAAGAGTAAGTGCTCATGGTGGTCATGTTGGGTTTGTTAATGAAGCCAGTATTTCCAATGCTAGCTTCTTCCTCGAGAAGACCATCCTTGATTACTTTGATCGATTTCTGTAA
- the hemE gene encoding uroporphyrinogen decarboxylase, producing the protein MSHPLKNDRYIKACLQQPVDRTPIWMMRQAGRYLPEYRQLRAEAGSFMDLCTNPELACEVTLQPLRRYPLDAAILFSDILTIPDAMGLGLYFTPGEGPAFRKPVRSETDVKALPIPDPNQELKYVTDAVSTIRRELKGEVPLIGFSGSPWTLATYMVEGGTTKNFSEVKGLMYKEPAVMHQLLDKLADSIIVYLNAQVESGAQALMVFDTWGGVLSPRDYQEFSLRYMQKIVDGLKREHEGQQIPVTLFTKGGGAWLDIMAATGCDCLGVDWTTDLADARTKVAGKVALQGNMDPSILYASDERIREEVATILASYGKGAGHVFNLGHGIHQTVEPEKAGVFIQSVHELSKAYHT; encoded by the coding sequence ATGAGCCACCCGCTAAAAAACGATCGTTATATTAAAGCTTGTTTACAACAACCCGTTGATAGAACACCTATTTGGATGATGCGTCAGGCTGGACGCTATTTGCCAGAGTATCGTCAACTGAGAGCAGAAGCAGGCAGTTTCATGGACCTGTGTACCAATCCTGAGTTGGCCTGTGAAGTTACGCTGCAACCACTTCGTCGTTACCCATTGGACGCCGCCATTCTATTTTCAGACATTCTAACTATTCCTGACGCCATGGGCCTGGGGTTGTATTTTACGCCGGGTGAAGGTCCAGCTTTTCGTAAGCCCGTTAGAAGTGAAACGGATGTAAAAGCATTGCCAATTCCTGACCCGAATCAGGAGTTAAAGTATGTGACTGACGCTGTATCAACCATACGTCGTGAACTCAAGGGCGAAGTACCTTTGATTGGTTTCTCCGGCAGCCCTTGGACATTGGCGACTTATATGGTTGAAGGTGGCACTACTAAAAACTTCTCAGAAGTTAAAGGCCTAATGTACAAAGAACCTGCGGTTATGCATCAGCTTCTTGATAAGTTGGCAGACTCTATTATTGTATATTTGAATGCACAGGTTGAGTCAGGTGCTCAGGCGCTCATGGTATTTGATACCTGGGGTGGTGTCTTGAGCCCAAGAGATTATCAGGAGTTCTCGTTACGCTATATGCAAAAAATTGTCGATGGCCTTAAACGTGAACATGAAGGTCAACAGATCCCTGTGACCTTATTTACCAAAGGTGGTGGAGCCTGGCTAGATATTATGGCGGCAACTGGCTGTGACTGTCTTGGTGTTGACTGGACAACTGATCTGGCTGATGCGCGCACTAAAGTTGCTGGAAAAGTAGCATTGCAAGGTAATATGGATCCATCCATACTGTATGCATCAGATGAACGAATTCGTGAAGAAGTTGCCACCATTTTGGCTAGTTACGGTAAGGGGGCTGGCCATGTATTTAATCTGGGCCACGGTATTCATCAAACAGTAGAACCAGAAAAAGCTGGCGTATTCATTCAATCAGTACATGAGTTGAGCAAGGCCTATCATACATAA
- the pilO gene encoding type IV pilus inner membrane component PilO translates to MADLSQYQDFNNIGSWPLPGKIFVIVAVMLVVLGLGYYFDTNDQISALESAQTKETQLIEEFKTKYKKAANLQAYRDQMAEMQETFKGLLQQLPRNTEIPGLLDEISYAATGAGVELLSHKYLDEIKQEFYIEKPIQILATGSYHQIADFVSRISGLPRIVTLHDFKIEPARSAANNRRGGQPDSEGAERLSFSVLAKTYRYESEDEQQ, encoded by the coding sequence ATGGCTGATTTAAGTCAATATCAAGACTTTAATAATATTGGGTCGTGGCCACTTCCGGGCAAAATTTTTGTTATCGTGGCAGTAATGCTAGTAGTGCTTGGTTTAGGGTATTACTTTGACACCAATGATCAGATTAGTGCTCTGGAGTCAGCGCAAACTAAAGAAACTCAGCTGATTGAAGAGTTTAAGACAAAATATAAGAAAGCCGCCAATTTACAGGCTTATCGAGATCAAATGGCTGAAATGCAGGAAACCTTTAAAGGGTTATTGCAACAGCTACCTCGAAATACAGAAATTCCGGGATTGCTTGATGAAATATCATATGCGGCTACTGGTGCCGGAGTTGAACTTCTGTCACACAAGTACTTAGATGAGATAAAGCAGGAGTTCTATATCGAGAAGCCAATCCAAATTTTAGCGACTGGTAGTTATCACCAAATCGCTGATTTTGTCAGTCGAATTTCTGGTTTACCTCGAATTGTAACCTTGCACGATTTTAAAATTGAACCTGCACGTTCAGCTGCAAATAACAGAAGAGGTGGACAACCGGATTCTGAGGGGGCAGAGCGCTTAAGCTTCAGTGTACTTGCCAAAACTTATCGTTATGAATCAGAGGATGAGCAGCAGTGA
- the aroB gene encoding 3-dehydroquinate synthase: protein MKYIDLSFDSEPFTYKILIGKDLFNKKVFADSLKGNSVFIVSNETVAPLYLNQLKLALSDYSIFTYLLPDGEQYKSLDSWQELLNAMISVRLRRNDTIIALGGGVVGDMAGFAAACLNRGMSIIQVPTTLLSQVDSSVGGKTAVNHPLGKNLIGAFHQPSLVVTDIKTLGTLPEREFLAGISEIIKAAIISDSAFFEWLDENALHILEHDESALVTMIETSCRIKADIVAEDAKEKGIRAWLNLGHTFGHAIETCAGYGKLLHGEAVAIGICLAAKFSFGNSSLSKTDSERIVRLVQKFGLPTTIPEYLNADELTNAMRLDKKNTSESITLVLPEKVGKVMIDKSVSLSEINEFLTQAMD from the coding sequence TTGAAATACATTGACTTATCTTTCGATTCAGAACCATTCACTTATAAGATTCTTATAGGCAAAGATCTTTTCAATAAAAAGGTCTTTGCTGATTCCTTAAAGGGCAACTCAGTTTTTATTGTTTCCAACGAAACAGTTGCACCACTTTATCTAAACCAGCTTAAACTAGCTCTATCCGACTATTCTATATTTACCTATTTGTTACCTGATGGAGAGCAGTATAAGAGCCTAGACTCCTGGCAAGAGCTGCTAAACGCCATGATTTCAGTAAGACTACGTCGTAACGATACCATTATTGCACTTGGTGGTGGAGTTGTAGGAGATATGGCGGGTTTTGCTGCAGCATGCCTCAATCGGGGTATGTCCATCATTCAGGTTCCTACAACATTACTGTCTCAGGTTGACTCCTCTGTTGGTGGAAAAACGGCGGTTAATCACCCGCTTGGTAAAAATTTGATCGGAGCGTTTCATCAACCCAGCTTGGTAGTTACTGATATCAAAACATTGGGCACATTGCCAGAAAGGGAGTTTTTAGCAGGTATTAGTGAAATTATTAAAGCAGCGATCATTTCAGACAGTGCCTTTTTTGAGTGGCTTGATGAAAATGCACTTCACATACTAGAACATGATGAAAGTGCCTTGGTAACAATGATTGAAACTTCCTGTCGTATTAAGGCAGACATAGTCGCTGAGGATGCTAAAGAAAAAGGTATTAGGGCCTGGTTAAATTTAGGGCATACCTTTGGTCATGCCATTGAAACATGTGCCGGATATGGCAAGCTGTTACATGGCGAAGCAGTTGCCATAGGTATATGTCTGGCAGCAAAGTTTAGTTTTGGAAATAGTAGCTTATCGAAAACTGATTCTGAACGAATAGTGCGACTAGTCCAAAAGTTTGGTCTGCCAACCACAATCCCTGAATATCTTAATGCTGATGAATTAACCAATGCCATGCGATTGGATAAAAAAAATACTAGTGAAAGCATTACCTTAGTTTTGCCTGAAAAAGTTGGTAAGGTTATGATTGATAAAAGTGTGTCTCTAAGTGAGATCAATGAGTTTTTAACCCAAGCGATGGATTAA
- the aroK gene encoding shikimate kinase AroK: protein MKGKRNIFLVGPMGAGKTTIGKQLAEILKLEFVDSDHELEDRTGAPIDWIFDIEGEDGFRKREEAILEELTQRQGIVLATGGGAIVSDKSRNFLAARGVVVYLETSIEQQLERTRRDKRRPLIQNDNPRGTLENLMKEREPLYLEIADLTVATNISSVKSVAKEIVELMEQPIA, encoded by the coding sequence ATGAAAGGTAAGCGCAATATCTTTTTAGTGGGACCAATGGGTGCCGGTAAAACAACTATTGGCAAGCAGTTGGCCGAAATTCTGAAACTTGAGTTTGTGGATAGTGACCACGAGCTTGAGGATCGCACGGGTGCGCCAATTGATTGGATCTTTGATATTGAAGGTGAAGATGGCTTTCGTAAAAGAGAAGAGGCCATACTGGAAGAATTAACTCAACGTCAAGGCATTGTTCTAGCTACTGGTGGTGGCGCCATTGTTTCGGATAAGAGCCGAAATTTTCTGGCTGCAAGAGGGGTTGTTGTATATCTTGAGACATCAATTGAGCAGCAATTAGAGAGAACTCGACGTGATAAACGTAGACCATTAATTCAAAATGACAATCCTCGCGGAACATTAGAGAATCTGATGAAAGAGCGTGAGCCGCTGTATCTGGAAATTGCAGATTTAACCGTTGCAACTAATATTAGCTCGGTGAAATCAGTGGCCAAAGAAATTGTTGAGTTAATGGAACAGCCTATTGCTTAA
- a CDS encoding pilus assembly protein PilM: protein MVLGLFKKKQVPVIGIDISSTAVKVLQLGKVGNRYRVDRYAVEPLPQGVVVERDIRDTEAVGNAIKKAVDKARTTTKYAAVAVSGSAVITRSIQMEKGLTDQEMEDVIKVEADQYIPYPLEEVNLDFQVLGDSEVNDNQVDVLLAASRSVNVDSRVDALEIAGLIPKVVDIEAYAIERAYQLTKKKTVEHIENSVVAIVDIGATMTSLNVLRNGQVIYNREQLFGGNQLTEEIQSRYGLSYQEAGLAKKQGSLPDDYETEVLIPFAEIITQQVGRALQFFFSASEFNSVNEIILAGGCASIDGLDGMIQEHLGTPTRVANPFAEMSISSHVNTQALSADAPAMMISCGLALRSFD, encoded by the coding sequence ATGGTTCTGGGGTTATTCAAAAAGAAACAAGTACCAGTCATCGGTATCGATATCAGCTCGACAGCTGTTAAGGTACTCCAGCTTGGCAAGGTGGGGAATCGTTACAGAGTTGATCGTTATGCGGTAGAACCACTACCACAAGGTGTGGTGGTTGAGCGCGATATTCGTGATACTGAAGCCGTCGGCAATGCAATCAAGAAAGCTGTCGATAAAGCTCGTACAACAACAAAATATGCAGCCGTGGCCGTTTCTGGTTCCGCGGTTATCACTCGTTCTATTCAGATGGAAAAAGGACTGACCGACCAAGAGATGGAAGACGTCATCAAGGTCGAAGCAGATCAATATATTCCTTATCCATTGGAAGAAGTTAATCTGGACTTCCAGGTTTTGGGTGATTCAGAAGTTAATGATAATCAGGTTGACGTACTATTAGCAGCGTCTCGAAGCGTGAACGTAGATTCGCGTGTTGATGCACTGGAAATTGCGGGCCTGATTCCAAAAGTGGTGGATATTGAAGCTTACGCCATTGAGCGTGCTTACCAATTAACCAAGAAGAAAACTGTTGAACATATCGAAAATTCGGTAGTGGCCATTGTCGATATCGGTGCGACCATGACCAGTTTGAATGTTTTGCGTAATGGACAGGTTATTTATAACCGCGAGCAGTTATTTGGTGGTAACCAGCTAACTGAAGAAATTCAAAGCCGTTACGGTTTGTCATATCAAGAAGCTGGCTTAGCGAAAAAGCAGGGTAGCTTGCCTGATGATTATGAAACAGAAGTTCTAATTCCATTCGCAGAAATTATCACCCAGCAGGTTGGACGCGCGTTGCAGTTCTTCTTCTCTGCGAGCGAATTTAATTCTGTTAATGAAATCATTTTGGCGGGTGGTTGTGCCTCAATTGATGGCCTTGATGGCATGATTCAGGAGCACCTGGGAACCCCTACACGTGTTGCTAACCCATTTGCTGAAATGTCGATTTCTTCTCATGTGAATACTCAGGCTTTGAGTGCGGACGCTCCAGCAATGATGATTAGCTGTGGACTAGCACTAAGGAGTTTCGACTAA
- a CDS encoding type IV pilus secretin PilQ, whose translation MNNTNHLWTNKSQLGKSTMLTKTTTFMKSCSVFAFAMLASWAVHASQLEAINYNVLPGDKVQLRMTYSDVPPTPQEFTTANPARISMDFEGVDSGLDFKTKDIGVGVVNSVTAIQAQNRTRVVINLSELVSYNSQIEGTDYVVTLEQGSVTASGDSKPSRTSSYSPGSGYDISGIDFRRGVNGEGRVLVNLGNPNVSVDLRQEGRTVIADFMGADIDPAFIRRLDVIDFGTPAQIVETSTRGNAVRLAIRANDSFEYLAYQANDQYTIELKPLTQQEIEKREREQPKYSGEKLTLQFQDMDLKAILHTLGDFAGINIVISDDVQGSMALNLVNVPWDQALDIILKSKGLGKRQEGNVMMIAPADIIAQREQQELEANKQQEELAPLRTELIQVNYAKAAEIAGILQAGLGGGSGDKKSVGILSERGSVTIDQRTNTILIQDVATKIEDVRRLVAQLDIPVRQVLIEARIVTADDGFARDLGSRFGVSDVMNSGEVNGDFNVNLPIANPAGSLGLSFARLQDGIVVDMELSALESENRGEVVASPKVITANQKEAYIKAGEEIPYLQGASSGASNVQFKEAVLELKVTPQITPDGRVILDLAITQDTRGENVIFTNPDGGGSAGAPAINTQEIGTQVLVDNGETIVLGGIFQHRTTYDESKVPLLGDIPLLGWLFKNTQREDTKQELLIFVTPKIIEQGLKN comes from the coding sequence ATGAATAATACAAACCATTTATGGACAAACAAGTCACAATTGGGTAAATCGACTATGTTGACAAAGACTACTACATTTATGAAAAGTTGTTCGGTGTTTGCTTTTGCGATGCTCGCATCGTGGGCAGTACATGCCAGCCAACTTGAAGCCATTAACTACAACGTGCTTCCGGGGGATAAGGTTCAGCTGAGAATGACTTACTCAGACGTTCCTCCGACACCTCAGGAGTTTACGACTGCAAATCCTGCCAGAATCTCTATGGATTTTGAGGGTGTTGACTCAGGATTGGACTTTAAAACGAAGGACATTGGTGTCGGCGTTGTGAATTCCGTGACAGCTATTCAGGCTCAAAATAGAACACGAGTAGTCATTAATTTGTCTGAACTAGTTTCTTATAACAGTCAAATCGAAGGCACTGATTATGTGGTTACCTTGGAGCAAGGCAGCGTTACCGCAAGTGGCGATTCTAAGCCTAGCCGTACATCCAGCTATAGCCCTGGCTCAGGATATGATATCTCTGGTATTGATTTCCGACGTGGTGTAAATGGTGAAGGCCGAGTATTAGTAAACCTTGGTAACCCAAACGTCTCGGTTGATTTGCGTCAAGAAGGACGTACTGTAATTGCTGATTTCATGGGCGCTGACATTGACCCAGCTTTCATTCGTAGATTAGATGTTATTGACTTTGGAACCCCTGCCCAAATTGTTGAAACTTCTACGCGCGGAAACGCTGTACGTCTAGCTATTCGTGCAAACGACTCATTTGAATACCTTGCCTATCAGGCAAATGATCAGTATACGATTGAACTTAAGCCTTTAACTCAGCAAGAAATAGAAAAGCGTGAGCGTGAGCAGCCTAAGTATTCTGGTGAAAAGCTAACTCTTCAATTCCAGGATATGGATCTGAAAGCTATCTTACACACTCTCGGTGACTTTGCAGGTATCAACATTGTGATCAGTGATGATGTTCAAGGCTCAATGGCTCTTAATCTAGTCAATGTACCTTGGGATCAGGCCTTGGATATTATTCTTAAGTCGAAAGGTTTGGGGAAGCGTCAGGAAGGTAACGTCATGATGATTGCTCCAGCTGATATTATTGCCCAGCGTGAGCAACAGGAACTTGAGGCCAATAAGCAGCAGGAAGAGCTTGCTCCGTTAAGAACTGAGCTCATTCAGGTAAATTATGCTAAAGCTGCTGAAATAGCTGGTATTCTACAGGCTGGCCTAGGCGGAGGCTCTGGTGATAAAAAGTCTGTTGGCATCCTTTCAGAGAGAGGGTCTGTAACTATCGACCAACGAACTAATACAATTTTGATTCAAGATGTGGCAACTAAAATTGAAGATGTAAGACGACTGGTTGCACAATTGGACATTCCTGTAAGACAGGTTCTTATTGAGGCACGTATTGTCACTGCTGATGATGGCTTCGCTCGTGACCTAGGTTCTCGTTTTGGTGTGAGCGATGTTATGAACTCAGGTGAGGTAAATGGAGATTTCAATGTTAACCTTCCAATTGCTAACCCTGCTGGCTCGCTAGGATTATCATTCGCTCGTCTTCAAGACGGTATTGTTGTCGATATGGAGCTTTCAGCGCTAGAGTCTGAAAACCGTGGTGAAGTGGTAGCAAGCCCAAAAGTTATTACAGCCAATCAAAAAGAAGCCTATATTAAAGCGGGTGAAGAGATTCCATATCTGCAAGGCGCTTCTTCTGGTGCTTCGAACGTACAATTTAAAGAAGCTGTTCTTGAGCTTAAGGTTACTCCACAAATTACTCCTGATGGTCGTGTAATTCTTGATTTAGCTATTACTCAGGATACACGGGGTGAGAATGTAATATTCACTAATCCAGATGGTGGTGGTAGTGCCGGTGCTCCTGCAATTAATACTCAGGAGATTGGAACACAAGTATTAGTTGATAATGGTGAAACCATTGTTCTTGGTGGTATTTTCCAACATAGAACGACTTACGACGAGTCTAAAGTACCATTGCTAGGTGACATTCCTCTTCTGGGCTGGTTGTTCAAAAACACTCAGCGTGAGGACACCAAGCAAGAATTGCTCATATTCGTAACACCAAAAATTATTGAGCAGGGCTTGAAAAACTAA
- a CDS encoding SPOR domain-containing protein, translating to MTLELAKNNNPFSAERRVLFLPESWKRLISVIRHKALNGGYTLVEGDFGAGKSTFGVILEKRLLLDESVECQRIQVHPLSTYEQIYSQLPKERTKPLIVVVDDAHEASTSLLVHLTKPTDNVFWLLLGEVGTSERLSDFFNNHVTLPLFTKQDCYQFLLKQLHDQPKMMQLSQMQSDTIWYASKGLPKLIVENAEKSMKKLVSGYESNESFEKANKGWWTTAILAFAAVVFIIALIVTDSDEPQSNDLQNQRLEVIQDQTTDGEELQQLDTTESEPSLDAEGSEQQLVAEDNPVEDPIAKIALSEPEPATTELVVASKPTFDQWFEAQSRDHYSVQLYSNTQREAATEFQKSLDLADSYVYKANVNNEVRYRVLWGSYLTRAEAEQAILSLPPHILNQQPWIRPFSAIAGEISQ from the coding sequence ATGACACTCGAACTGGCAAAAAATAATAATCCGTTTTCTGCAGAACGCAGAGTTTTGTTCCTTCCAGAGAGCTGGAAGCGATTAATTTCAGTGATTCGACATAAGGCGTTAAATGGTGGCTATACGCTTGTGGAAGGGGATTTTGGAGCTGGCAAAAGTACTTTTGGTGTAATTCTTGAAAAACGACTTCTGCTTGACGAGTCGGTTGAATGTCAGCGAATCCAGGTGCACCCATTAAGCACATATGAGCAGATATATAGTCAATTACCTAAAGAACGAACTAAACCATTAATTGTTGTAGTTGACGATGCTCATGAGGCATCCACTAGTCTGCTAGTGCATCTCACAAAGCCGACCGACAATGTTTTCTGGTTATTATTGGGTGAAGTAGGAACCAGCGAACGATTATCTGATTTCTTTAATAATCATGTCACACTGCCGTTGTTTACAAAGCAGGATTGTTACCAGTTCCTGCTAAAGCAATTACATGATCAACCCAAAATGATGCAGCTTTCGCAAATGCAGAGCGATACGATCTGGTATGCGTCAAAGGGGCTTCCCAAGCTGATAGTGGAAAATGCTGAAAAAAGCATGAAAAAGCTGGTAAGTGGTTATGAAAGCAACGAGTCTTTTGAGAAAGCAAATAAAGGCTGGTGGACAACTGCAATATTAGCCTTTGCTGCTGTTGTCTTCATTATTGCTCTTATTGTTACAGACTCTGATGAACCGCAAAGCAATGATTTACAAAATCAGCGATTGGAAGTGATTCAAGACCAGACTACAGATGGCGAAGAGTTACAACAATTAGACACCACAGAGAGTGAACCCTCACTTGATGCAGAAGGTTCAGAACAACAACTGGTTGCCGAAGACAATCCGGTGGAAGACCCTATAGCTAAAATTGCTTTATCAGAACCGGAGCCTGCAACAACAGAGCTTGTTGTCGCATCAAAACCGACTTTTGACCAATGGTTTGAGGCACAATCAAGAGATCACTACAGTGTGCAGCTATACTCCAATACTCAGCGAGAGGCTGCAACTGAGTTTCAAAAATCTTTAGACCTTGCCGATAGCTATGTATACAAAGCCAATGTCAACAATGAAGTGCGTTACAGAGTGCTCTGGGGTTCATACCTGACTCGAGCTGAAGCTGAGCAGGCAATTCTCTCTCTACCCCCCCATATACTAAACCAGCAACCCTGGATTAGACCTTTTTCTGCAATTGCAGGTGAGATAAGTCAGTAA
- a CDS encoding pilus assembly protein PilP, producing MSYRNNKIATLLGLSVMMGMLAGCEDADLSSLQAQVQQIKNDTPTSVPPLPEVKPYEPFTYSASDMRSPFARLDPEFESRLLQIDADCVSDVKPDPNRRKHELEKYGLDALQYVGLISNNKEHRGLVKILSGDSAGVIQPVHEGEYLGLDDGRITKIDSNQITIEAIVPNGRGCWEARTQYLVLGQ from the coding sequence GTGAGTTACCGTAATAACAAAATAGCAACCCTACTTGGGTTATCAGTAATGATGGGGATGCTTGCAGGTTGTGAGGATGCTGACTTATCCAGCCTACAGGCACAGGTTCAACAGATAAAGAATGATACACCGACGAGTGTGCCACCGTTGCCAGAAGTGAAGCCCTATGAGCCATTCACCTATTCTGCATCGGATATGCGCAGCCCGTTTGCAAGATTAGATCCTGAGTTTGAAAGCAGATTGCTACAGATTGATGCAGATTGTGTATCTGACGTTAAACCAGATCCAAATCGACGCAAACATGAATTAGAAAAATACGGTCTTGATGCACTGCAATATGTAGGCCTGATTTCCAATAACAAAGAGCACCGCGGTCTGGTTAAGATCTTGAGTGGTGACAGTGCAGGCGTTATACAACCTGTTCATGAAGGTGAGTATCTTGGCTTAGATGATGGTCGCATCACTAAGATTGATAGCAACCAAATCACCATTGAAGCCATAGTTCCCAATGGTCGTGGGTGTTGGGAAGCTCGCACACAATACCTTGTCTTAGGGCAGTAG